The Sesamum indicum cultivar Zhongzhi No. 13 linkage group LG2, S_indicum_v1.0, whole genome shotgun sequence genome contains a region encoding:
- the LOC105155570 gene encoding agamous-like MADS-box protein AGL104 isoform X1 produces MGRVKLQIKKIENTTNRQVTFSKRRNGLIKKAYELSVLCDVDVALIMFSPSGRVSIFSGNRSIEEIMARYVNLPEHERGRLQNQEYLQRALGKLKSEADRNYQAATSSPGMNDSQVEEIQQEMLKCKCQLEDMEKKLRIYEVDPSEIISLCEAEYREQVLEENLKQVRVRKHVLQDQYNSPAAQTSQVMNLGSEATDINVLAARNPDNVLDWLPQRDPQVQILNFLDSNGLLPLRDQPQRIDGILQQSLTLVHAPSVHVHNHLSPSRSMEDDAQRPEFGQVIDVNLSPWAELYPAGNDPFPTAQPRERALLEQFLSQLTPVNQDHI; encoded by the exons ATGGGGAGGGTGAAACTCCAGATCAAGAAGATTGAGAATACAACAAACAGGCAGGTCACTTTCTCCAAGAGGAGAAATGGACTAATCAAGAAAGCCTATGAGCTTTCTGTACTTTGTGATGTTGATGTTGCTCTCATCATGTTTTCCCCTTCAGGCAGAGTTAGCATCTTCTCAGGAAACAGAAG TATCGAAGAGATTATGGCAAGATACGTGAATCTTCCAGAGCATGAACGAGGaag GCTACAAAACCAAGAG TATCTACAAAGGGCTCTTGGGAAGTTGAAATCTGAGGCAGACAGAAATTATCAGGCGGCTACCAG CAGTCCCGGCATGAACGATTCTCAAGTCGAG GAGATTCAGCAAGAAATGCTCAAGTGCAAGTGCCAGCTTGAGGATATGGAGAAAAAACTAAg GATATATGAAGTCGATCCGTCTGAAATCATTTCGTTGTGTGAGGCTGAATATAGGGAGCAAGTTCTTGAAGAGAACCTGAAGCAGGTCAGGGTGCGCAAG CATGTTCTTCAGGACCAGTACAATTCCCCTGCTGCACAAACGTCACAG GTGATGAATTTGGGTTCGGAGGCTACGGATATAAATGTCTTGGCCGCCCGAAATCCAGATAATGTATTGGACTGGCTGCCGCAAAGGGATCCGCAAGTCCAAATCCTCAATTTCTTGGACTCGAATGGACTGCTTCCACTTAG GGATCAGCCCCAACGTATTGATGGCATTCTACAACAGTCCCTGACGCTTGTTCATGCACCTAGCGTGCACGTGCACAATCATTTGAGTCCGAGCAGGAGCATGGAAGACGATGCGCAGCGACCTGAGTTTGGGCAGGTGATCGATGTCAATCTTTCGCCGTGGGCCGAATTGTATCCAGCAG GAAATGATCCTTTCCCGACGGCGCAGCCCAGAGAACGAGCGCTTCTTGAACAGTTTCTATCTCAGCTCACACCTGTCAATCAAGACCATATTTGA
- the LOC105155570 gene encoding agamous-like MADS-box protein AGL104 isoform X2, translating to MGRVKLQIKKIENTTNRQVTFSKRRNGLIKKAYELSVLCDVDVALIMFSPSGRVSIFSGNRSIEEIMARYVNLPEHERGRLQNQEYLQRALGKLKSEADRNYQAATSPGMNDSQVEEIQQEMLKCKCQLEDMEKKLRIYEVDPSEIISLCEAEYREQVLEENLKQVRVRKHVLQDQYNSPAAQTSQVMNLGSEATDINVLAARNPDNVLDWLPQRDPQVQILNFLDSNGLLPLRDQPQRIDGILQQSLTLVHAPSVHVHNHLSPSRSMEDDAQRPEFGQVIDVNLSPWAELYPAGNDPFPTAQPRERALLEQFLSQLTPVNQDHI from the exons ATGGGGAGGGTGAAACTCCAGATCAAGAAGATTGAGAATACAACAAACAGGCAGGTCACTTTCTCCAAGAGGAGAAATGGACTAATCAAGAAAGCCTATGAGCTTTCTGTACTTTGTGATGTTGATGTTGCTCTCATCATGTTTTCCCCTTCAGGCAGAGTTAGCATCTTCTCAGGAAACAGAAG TATCGAAGAGATTATGGCAAGATACGTGAATCTTCCAGAGCATGAACGAGGaag GCTACAAAACCAAGAG TATCTACAAAGGGCTCTTGGGAAGTTGAAATCTGAGGCAGACAGAAATTATCAGGCGGCTACCAG TCCCGGCATGAACGATTCTCAAGTCGAG GAGATTCAGCAAGAAATGCTCAAGTGCAAGTGCCAGCTTGAGGATATGGAGAAAAAACTAAg GATATATGAAGTCGATCCGTCTGAAATCATTTCGTTGTGTGAGGCTGAATATAGGGAGCAAGTTCTTGAAGAGAACCTGAAGCAGGTCAGGGTGCGCAAG CATGTTCTTCAGGACCAGTACAATTCCCCTGCTGCACAAACGTCACAG GTGATGAATTTGGGTTCGGAGGCTACGGATATAAATGTCTTGGCCGCCCGAAATCCAGATAATGTATTGGACTGGCTGCCGCAAAGGGATCCGCAAGTCCAAATCCTCAATTTCTTGGACTCGAATGGACTGCTTCCACTTAG GGATCAGCCCCAACGTATTGATGGCATTCTACAACAGTCCCTGACGCTTGTTCATGCACCTAGCGTGCACGTGCACAATCATTTGAGTCCGAGCAGGAGCATGGAAGACGATGCGCAGCGACCTGAGTTTGGGCAGGTGATCGATGTCAATCTTTCGCCGTGGGCCGAATTGTATCCAGCAG GAAATGATCCTTTCCCGACGGCGCAGCCCAGAGAACGAGCGCTTCTTGAACAGTTTCTATCTCAGCTCACACCTGTCAATCAAGACCATATTTGA
- the LOC105155571 gene encoding isoflavone 2'-hydroxylase-like, protein MEFFYMFLFFPLALLYLLSPFFFRKFQKLPPTPFISLPIIGHLYLLKKPLHRTLAKISTKHGPILLLHFGSRPVLLVSSPSAAEECFTTNDIAFANRPRLLAGKHLGYNYTSLVWASYGAHWRNLRRIASLEILSSHRIQTFADIRRNEVRLLVKRLQRGTSEDGHNIVDMKSAFFETMLNVMMRMISGKRYYDNDQSGNLEERRRFKEIVTETFQLSGATNAGDFLPVLRWIGVDKLEKKLKTLKEKRDSFMQDLIDEHRKSIRGCEGQRIQTLIDVLLSLQETDPECYTDEVIRGMMQVMLSAGTDTSVATMEWAMSLLLNNPEALFQAQNEIDDRIGYSRLVDDSDLPHLPYFHGIINETLRMYPPAPMLVPHESSSECMVGGYRVPGGTMLLLNLWAIQNDPELWDEPETFKPERFINLEGQRDGFVLMPFGYGRRRCPGENLAMHVVGLALASLIQCFEWTRVDPRMVDMSEGPGLTMPKAHLLVAKCKPRTKMEKLIALL, encoded by the exons ATGGAGTTCTTCTACATGTTCCTCTTCTTCCCCCTTGCCCTTCTCTATTTACTCAGcccttttttctttagaaaatttCAGAAACTCCCTCCAACCCCTTTCATCTCCTTACCAATCATAGGCCACCTCTATCTCCTCAAGAAACCGCTCCACCGAACCCTAGCCAAGATATCAACCAAACACGGCCCGATCCTCCTACTCCACTTCGGTTCTCGCCCTGTCCTCCTCGTGTCCTCACCCTCAGCTGCCGAAGAATGTTTCACGACCAACGACATCGCGTTCGCCAACCGTCCAAGATTGCTGGCCGGGAAACACCTCGGCTACAACTACACGAGCCTCGTCTGGGCGTCCTACGGTGCCCACTGGCGCAACCTGAGACGCATAGCGTCCCTGGAAATCCTGTCCAGCCACCGCATCCAAACGTTTGCTGACATACGGAGAAACGAGGTTCGTCTGCTCGTTAAGCGCCTCCAGAGGGGCACAAGCGAGGACGGGCACAACATAGTTGACATGAAATCGGCCTTCTTTGAGACGATGCTGAACGTTATGATGAGAATGATCAGTGGAAAACGGTACTACGACAATGATCAGTCGGGCAACTTGGAGGAGAGAAGAAGGTTCAAGGAGATAGTGACGGAGACTTTCCAGCTGAGTGGCGCTACGAATGCTGGGGATTTTCTGCCGGTGTTGAGGTGGATTGGTGTGGATAAATTGGAGAAGAAGCTGAAGACGTTGAAGGAGAAGAGGGACAGTTTCATGCAAGACTTAATTGATGAGCACAGGAAATCGATCAGGGGTTGTGAAGGGCAGAGGATTCAGACGCTGATTGATGTTCTTTTGTCGCTCCAAGAGACTGATCCTGAGTGCTATACAGATGAAGTGATTAGAGGCATGATGCAG GTGATGTTATCAGCAGGGACAGACACTTCAGTAGCAACAATGGAGTGGGCAATGTCGCTTCTTCTGAACAATCCAGAGGCTCTATTCCAGGCACAAAATGAAATTGACGATAGAATTGGGTATTCCAGACTAGTCGACGACTCCGACCTTCCTCATCTACCCTATTTCCATGGAATCATAAACGAAACGCTTCGTATGTACCCGCCCGCCCCCATGCTCGTTCCACATGAGTCGTCAAGTGAGTGCATGGTTGGGGGATACCGAGTCCCTGGAGGGACGATGCTGCTACTCAACTTATGGGCCATACAAAATGATCCTGAATTGTGGGACGAGCCGGAAACGTTCAAGCCCGAAAGGTTTATCAACCTTGAAGGGCAAAGAGACGGATTTGTCTTGATGCCATTTGGCTATGGAAGGAGACGATGCCCGGGAGAGAATTTGGCAATGCACGTCGTTGGCTTGGCCTTGGCATCGCTCATTCAATGCTTTGAGTGGACGAGAGTTGATCCAAGGATGGTGGATATGAGCGAAGGTCCGGGGCTTACAATGCCCAAGGCTCACCTGCTCGTGGCAAAATGTAAGCCACGTACGAAGATGGAGAAATTGATTGCGTTGCtttga